ggatggagatatatatgtatactacccctaccttgtcacaacacaactgattgtctcaaacgcattatgacggaaagaaattccacaaatgaacttaacaaggcacacctgttaattgaaatgcattccaggtgactacctcatgaagctggttgagagaatgccaagagtgtgcaaagctgtcatcaaggcaaagggtgtctactttgaagaatctcaaatataaaatctattttgatttatttaacactttcttttagttactacatgattccatatgtgttatttcatagttttgatgtcttcactattatcctacaatgtagaaaatagtaaaaaataaaaaccctgggatgagtccaaacttttgaatggtactgtatatgtgcaGCAATCAATAGTATCATCCATTTAATGTTATCGTTAATGAAATTCCTTTCCATTGTTCTGTCTCCTGAAGGACACTGTCCCCTTTGGTGACTGCGTCCTCTCAACCAAAGACACCTGCATCGGGAGTGAGATCTGTGCAGAGCTGTGGAACCCTAGGAGGTACATTCAATGAAGAGTCTCAAATGAAGGACTTTTCTTTTCAAACCTTTAATTAATTTCTGTAATGAGTTGTGTGTCCTTAGTTATTTGTGTAATGGATTGAAGGAGAGCTCAAATGTTTTTGAGAGATTAAGTGAGATTGCATATgtgaataaatatatacagtgtgtgtgtgtttttctagtAAGCTACGGTATGTAATGATGTATGTGGGAATGTCATGTGCTTGGCAGCCCCCATGTGGACATGGGTCTGGACGGTGTGGAGATCTTCACCAACTCCTCAGCCAGCTACCACGAGCTACGCAAGGCAGACCACAGAGTCAACCTGGTTAAGTCAGCCACCACGAAGGTGACCATACACACACGAACGAACGGACGGACACATGCATGAACACACGCACATGTTATACAGcccttcaaactcaactctggacctggaagccagttccactgcatttttttttattgttcccctctaatcagggactgatttagacctggaacaccaggcgtgtgcaattaattataaggtagaacagaaaaccagcaggctccggaccacgtagggtaagagttgagtacccctgttATGCAGTATGTTTAGTGAGAATAGAGGTACTGCATGTTGCCTGCCCAGTAACCACTTGGAGGCACTGTTTTATAATACTGCTCCAGTTCATAGTGTTTTGCCTACATGTATATTTTGCTTAGTATGAGTTTGGGTAACACTTATCATCACATTGATCCTAGACGTGTGTAATAACACTAATTACTAGATAACAACATTGTTGTTACATGTTATTTTAGTAAAATGTTATTGCATAGTAATGATGTTGAGCGGTTTCTGATATTACAAGTGGACTAAGGACAAGTGTGTTGTTGTTTTGCACAGAGTGGGGGGATCTACATGTTTGCCAATCAGAAGGGTTGTGATGGAGACAGACTCTACTATGATGGTTGTGCCACGGTGGCCATCAACGGGGACATAGTGGCCCAGGGAAGACAGTTCTCCCTGGATGACGTGGTAAGGACAGGTTAAACATAACAGAATGTAAATGTGAGAATATCTTACAGCCTGTTATTTCACCCTCACTTCACACACCAGGGTGAGCTGTGTTTGATTATATGGTTGGCCAAGTCAGCATGTTGTATAATGTTATCGTTAATGCTAGCCATTCCCAAAGTGAACTCTtggactgtgcgtgtgtgtgtgtgtgtgttgcaggaggTTGTGACTGCCATTCTGGATCTGGAGGATGTCCGCAGCTACAGAGGAGAGCATTGCCACCCACATGTGGTGAGCTGACATCTCTCTTCAAAACAGGGAACTTTTTACTTCTCAGAAATGGTAGGTGTGATTCAGAAACGCATTACTCCCCAAGTGAAACTAGCCACACAAGGGGAACCAGAGGTAATCCTATTCAACTCCTCAACCCAAGGCTCTGTCTCTGTCCGGTGTCGTCTTTCCTCCCTATACTGGGTACACAGAGAGAGTCCCTTCAGTTATTGACTTAGACTCAAAATAGCATGCCGGTTACATTTTAAATGTCACATGGTTTGCTGATATGTCCTCTGCTCCACTGTGTCCAGGAGTATGAGCACAAGCCGTGCCATCGAGTCAAAGTGGACTTCTCCCTGTCTGATTGTGAAGATGTCTACCTCCCCACTCACCAGCCCATTGAGTGGCAGTTCCACACCCCTGAGGAGGAGATTAGGTATGGTACCCCCTGACAAAGACTGTGATCACAAGAGTGTTGTGTGCTTAAATGCTTCCCATAATAAATAGTAGCTATTTTTGACTGTGTCTCCCTGTATTTCGTTTTTTTCACCATGGAATCATTGGAAACAGACAGCGATAGCAGCCTACTATATTGCCACACATTGGATTCAGGAGCTTGGCGTGTGACATTCATTTACCCTGACTGCTCCCTTTGTGTCTGAAACTGAGCTGCCTGTCTTTGGTGGAGCCAATCCCTGTCTGAGAGAAGTTAAAACTAgagaaacttttttttttaaagctactTTCCAGATCATGTGACTGCCCACCTGTTTACAGTGTACACATATATACCCTTCCCTTCATGTGACAAACAGCACAGGGCCTTCATTCTAACCTGCAATTTGACCCATGTCAAATACATGCACATGCGTGTTTCTGTGTTCTTGTCTTTGGTGTCTTCAGCCTGGGTCCAGCATGTTGGCTTTGGGACTACCTGAGGAGAAGTGGTCAGGTGAGTAGTGCTATATTTGGTTTAAATGATGTGTAAATGTGCTTATGCGTACCTGCTTATTACTGAATATTTGTACTaaatatacaaatatacaaaATGTACTGAATATTTATattgtctgtctatctctatccATAAACACTTCTGTTATTCCCTGCTCCAGGCTGGTTTCCTCCTGCCTCTCAGTGGTGGTGTGGACAGTTCCTCTACAGCCTGCATTGTCTACTCCATGTGTGTGCTGGTCTGCCAGGCAGTCAGAGATGGCAGTGAGTACTGGACTGGATACTGTACAGGCCCATAGTGTTTTGTTGTGTCCCACAAGTGACACAAAAGCACATGGCTCCTATTTTAAAGTTTGACATTGCATTCAGAGTTTGTCACTACAGCTTCTGACAGCTACAGCTTCagcttcttccctccctctccctgtatcAGACACCCAGGTGCTGGAGGATGTTCAACGGGTAGTGAATGATGTGTCCTACACCCCCCGGGACCCACGGGAGCTGTGCGGACGCATCTTTACCACCTGCTACATGGCCAGTGAGAACTCCTCAGAAGGAACCCGTAACAGGGCCAAAGAGCTGGCCTCTCAGGTTGGCAGGTGAGGATCACTGGCCCCATCATAGTTGGGCAGGTTACAGAATAACAAATTAGAACACAATGAGACTCGCATCTGTTCTAAATCTCACCTTATGCTTTTCTTCAAAAGTAATTTTTTCTTCTTTGTATTTATCTTGTTTATTCAGCTCACACATGAACCTCAACATCGACATGGCAGTGAAAGGCATGCTGGGAATCTTCTCCATGGTTACGGGAAAGTGTCCCCAGTTCCGTGCTAACGGTGGAAGCACAAGAGAAAACCTTGCCCTACAGAATGTGCAGGTGGGTTGAGTGTCAAGGAGTACTCCAGTACATTGTTCAGGTGTTACCTGAAACACTTCAACAAAGCAGAAACCCGTTATTGCAAAATGAACCCAAAAAATGGTTTCTGAGATGAGCAGAGCTTTTCCCCTCGCTTGTATTTCTCTTTAATCGCACCATTTACTTGCATTTTCACACATGCTCACCACAATCCTCACACTATCATGTACCAGTTAAACGGTCTGATCTGAGTAAGCAATTGTGTGGTGTGTGAATTGTATGAAACCCTTATCCACTATCCTGTCCCTTCCAGGCCCGAATCAGGATGATTCTGGCCTATCTCTTTGCTCAGCTCAGTCAGTGGGCAGAGGGGAAACCTGGTGGCCTCCTAGTCCTTGGCTCAGCCAATGTGGATGAGAGGTTAGTGAGTACTAGAGAATGTCAATGTTtctttattaaattgtttttttactATGTGCTGTCTGCTTCAGTCCAACAGAAAAGTACAAAAAGTGTATGATCCCTCTTTGTATAGACCCCTCTCTGTATTTGACCTTCACCTCAATACCCCTCTATTCTGCAGCCTCACTGGCTACTTCACTAAGTATGACTGCTCCAGTGCTGACATCAATCCCATTGGGGGCATCAGTAAGACAGACCTAAAAAGCTTCCTGCAGTACTGTGTCGAACAGTTCCAGCTCACCGCCCTCAAAAGGTGAAGCACGCTGCTCTGCAAACCCGTCTTCTTCTCTGGGACAATACAAAACAGTCAGTATAATGTCAGGAGACTCACCATGTTGGCAACTGTCTTTATGTCCTCTGTAGTATCATGGCTGCACCTCCCACTGCAGAGCTGGAGCCCCTGACGGACGGCCAGGTGTCGCAGACTGATGAGGTAATGAGTCAGCATGTCACCTCAAGTAGAGCCAGATGTGGCCTTGGGCCCTCTGATTATGTTGATCGTTGTGCGTGTGGGCCAACCACATATGAAGTGACAACTTATTTTtctttctatttatttattttactcacATACTGTGCACACACTGCTATGATTGACCGTTCTGTATACGTATTAAGAAAAGTTGACATTTCAGACTTACAGGTGAAAGTCATACCATAAACCCTCAGCTCTATTCAGCTTGACTACTGTTGTTATTGTCCCGCCATGTTTTTCTTCTGTGACTGTGTGACTCAACTTCCCCTGTCTATATATACCACCTCACAAGCTTGGAAAATTAATGTCTCTTCAGGGATGTCATCTGCGCACATGGTTTGTTCAGTTATGGTGTaatctgacctcctccttatccCTTGCTGTcgtcctctctcttgctctctctgtgtccccctcTCATTAGTCTGATATGGGGATGACATACTCGGAGCTGTCTGTGATTGGCCGGCTCAGGAAGATCTCCAAGTGTGGCCCGTACAGCATGTTCTGCAAACTCATCCACACATGGAGGGAGGCCCTCTCCCCTCTACAGGTCACTCTACACCCCTGTATCGCACACCTTTTACTATTTTCATACTATTAGATGTCTGCCATGTAAAATGAGGAAAAATCTCAATGATAGTGTTCTGTTTCACACAAAGTCATgtttacactgagtggacaaaacattaagaacaccttcctaattgaGTGTCGAAAGCgctccacggggatgctggcccatgttgactccaatgcttcccacagtagtgtcaagttggctggatgtcctttgggtggtggacaattcttgatacacatgggaaactgttgagcgtgaaaaacccagcagcgttacagttcttgacacaaaccggtgcgcctggcacctactaccataccccgttcaaaggcactgaaatattttctcttgccaattcaccctctgaatggcacacatacacaatccatgtctcaattgtcttaaggaTTAAAGGTCCTTCTTTAATCTGTGTCTTACCCtatatctacactgattgaagtggatttaacaagtgacatcaataagggatcatagctttcacttggattcccCTGGTTAGTCGGTCATGGAAAgaagtgttcataatgttttgtacactcggtgtatgcTATCTAATTGTATGATTTGAGAATAACACTTCTTCTGACCATTTGACATTTCAGGTGGCGGCCAAAGTGAAACACTTTTTCCAGATGTATTCTGTGAACAGACACAAAATGACAACTGTGACACCATCCTACCACGCTGAGAGCTATGGCTGCGATGACAACCGCTTTGACCTCAGGCCATTCCTCTACAACACTCGCTGGTCCTGGCAGTTCAGAGCCATTGATAATCAGGTGGGGATCTGACAGTCAACATGacattttgttttatttgacctttatttaactgggcaagtcagttaagaacaaattcttatttacaatgacggcctacccccggtcaaaccctcccctaatccggacgacgctgggccaattgtgcgcaaccctatgggactcccaatcacgtccggttgtgatacagcccgggatagAACCTAGGTCTGTAGTGACaactctagcactgcgatgcggtgccttagacccctgcgccactcaGGATTTTTTTACTGTGGATCTCTCACATTTGGTTGTTCCCTCAACGGCTTTTTCGGATTTCATTTAATCTCACAAGAATTGTGAATGTCCACTGAACATGGTAAGTtacactgcctgtcaccaagggagtaccccaaggctcgatcctaggccccacgctcttcttaatttacatcaacaacataggtcaggaagtaggaagctctctcatccatttatatgcagatgatacagtcttatactcagctggcccctccctggattttgtgttaaacgctctacaacaaagctttcttagtgtccaacaaactttctctacccttaaccttgttctgaacacctccaaaacaaaggtaatgtggtttggtaagaagaatgcccctcctcccacaggtgttattactacctctgagggtttagagcttgaagtagtcacctcatacatgtacttgggagtatggctagacggtacactgtccttctctcagcacatatcaatcgctcctctttcacaccAGAcagccaaactaaccctgattcagatgaccatcctacccatgctagtttacggagacatcatttatagatcggcaggtaagggggctctcgagcggctagatgttctttaccattcggccatcagatttgccaccaatgctccttataggacacatcactgcactctatactcctctgtaaactggtcatctctgtatacccgttgcaagacccactggttgatgcgtatttataaaaccctcttaggcctcactcccccctatctgagaaatctactgcagccctcatcctccacatacaacacctgttctgccagtcactgTTAAAGGTCCCAAAAGCACACAAATCCCTGGGTCGCTTCtattttcagttcactgcagcaagcgactggaatgagctgcaacaaacactcaaattgGACagctttatctcaatctcttcattcaaagactcaatcatggacactcttacagacagttgtggctgctttgcgtgatgtattgttgtctctgccTTCTTGCccgttgtgctgttgtctgtgcccaataatgtttgtaccatgttttgtgctgctactatgttgtgttgtcatgtgttgctgccttgctatgatgttgtcttaggtctctctttatgtagtgttgtcttgtcgtgatgtgtgttttgtccaaaatgtatatacagtggcaagaaaaagtatgtgaaccctttggaattacctggatttcttccaaaattggtcatcaaatttgatctgatcttcatctaagtcacaacaatagacaaacatagtgtgcttaaactaataacacaaaacatattgtatttttcttgtctatattgaatacataatttaaacattcacagtgtaagttgtaaaaagtatgtgaacccctaggctaatgacttctccaaaagctaattggagtcaggagtccgcTAACCTGGAGCCCattcaatgagatgagattggagatgttggttagagctgccttgccctctaaaaaataatcacaaaatgtgagtttgctattcacaagaagcattgcctggtGTGAACTATGCCTCAAACAAAAtatatctcagaagacctaagattaagatatgttgacttgcataaagctggacaGGGTTACAAacgtatctctaaaagccttgatgttcatcagtccatggtaagacaaattgtatataaatggagaaagttcagcactgttgctactctccctagaagtggccgtcctgcaaagatgactgcaagagcacagcgcagactgctcaatgaggttaagaagtatcctagtgtcagctaaagacttacagaaatctctggaacatgctaacatctctgacgagtctacgatacctaaaacactaaacaagaatgaagttcatgggaggacaccatggaagaagccaatgctgtccaaaaaaacaacattgctgcacgtctgaagtttgcaaaagtgcacctggatgttccccagtgctactggcaaaatattctgtggacagatgaaaatacagttgagttgtttggaaggaacacacaacactatgtgtggagaaaaaaaggcacagcacaccaacatcaaaacctcatcccaactgtaaagtatggtggagggagcatcatggtttggggctgcctcagggcctggacagcttgctatcatcgatggaaagatgaattcccaagtttatcaagacattttgcaggagaatgttaggctatttgtccgccaattgaagctcaacagaagttgggtgatgcagcaggacaacgacccaaaacacagaagtaaatcaacagaatggcttcaacagaagaaaatacaccttctggagttctgacctcaacccgatttgaaATGCTATGGCATGACCTCGAgggcagttcacaccagacatcccaagaatattgttgaactgaaacagttttgtgaagaagaaatggtccaaaattccgCCTGACCGTTgtacaggtctgatccgcaacttcagaaaatgtttggttgaggttattgctgccaaaggagggtcaaccagttattaaatccaagggttcacataccttttctACCCTGCACTGTAAATATTTACAGTGTTTTCAATAAACACATTAAAACGTATActtgtttgtgttattagttgaAGCAGATGGTGttcgtctattgttgtgacctaactgaagatcagatcaaattttatgacttatttatgcagaaatccaggtatttcaaaagggttcacatactttttcttgccactgtatataaactgctgttcaaaagtttggggtcacttagaaatgtccttgtttgtgGAAGAAAATAGGGGGGggaaattgtccattaaaataacatgaaattgatcagaaatacagtgtagacattgttaatgttgtaaatgactattgtagctggaagctgcagatttttaatggaatacctacataggcatacagaggcccattattagcaaccatcactcctgtgttccaatggcatgttgtgttagctaatccaagtttatcattttaaaaagccaattgatcattagaaaaccattttgcaattatgttagcacagctgaaaactggccttctttagactagttgagtatctggagcatcagcatttgtgggttcaattacaggctcaaaatgaccagaaacaaagacctttcttctgaaactcgtcagtctattcttgttctgagaaatgaaggctattccatgtcagaaattgccaagaaactgaagatctcgtataacgctgtgtactactcccttcacagaacagcgcaaactgtctctaaccagaatagaaagaggtgtgggaggcgccggtgcacaactgagcaagaggacaagtacatttaagtgtctagtttgagaaacagacgcctcacaagtcctaaactggcagcttcattaaatagtacccgcaaaacaccagtctcaacatcaacagtgaagaggcgactccgggatgctggcctcctaaggcagagttcctctgtccagtgtctgtgttcttttgcccatcttaatcttttatttttattggccagtctgatataTGGCTTttactttgcaactctgcctaaaaggccagcatcccagaatcgccttttcactgttgacgttgagactggtgttttgcgggtacagactgtggttgctgataatgggcctctgtacgcctatgtagatattccataaaaaatctgacctttccagctacaatagtaatttccaacattaacaatgtcaacactgtatttctgatcaattttatgttattttaatggacaaaaatctGTCTTTTGTTTCAAAacacccaaacttttgaacggtagtgtgtatgtgtataatatatataattttatttttattttttttaatcgtccccgcaggaggcattttggtaggccgtcattgtaaataagaatttgttcttaactgacttgcctaattaaataaaggttcaataaaataaataaatattgttaTTTCATACACAGGTGTCCAAGATGGAGGTTGGGAATGACTACCACGACTAAGGCTCCTCCCAATGCCAGAGCAAAATCCCAAAGAACTCATCTGAACTGTGACAATAAACACTGTAGTGCAACTCCAAACACTCTTACTGTACACACAATGCCTTCTTACGGTACAGTATTCTAATTTCTGAAAATAGACCTAGGTTATTGATTGATATTATAGACTCTAACAATTAAGGGTATTCAAAATGAGTATTTTGTGTCAGTGGTTCAGCATGATGTGCATTAATTATGTTGTCGTTCTACATGCTCTAGGCCAGCTTAAACTGGAGGTCAAAAGGAGTAACAATGTCTTGTTAAAAATATTCACAACAGTCTATTCTCTCAGGTTCAAATACAATACACTTGTTTATTGAAATAGTGATGTACAGCTTTACTATTAAACACGTTTTATCTTGTTTTGTACTGTTATCAATGATGTGTATTACATGAGTCTTAAGTGGTAACATTTACTACCAAGGAAGTGGCAAACCGAAAACGAGTAAGTGTGAAACGTCTTCTACGCACCCCTTTTATTGGCGCGTAGAAAGCTGCTGACTAACAAAATAGAGAGTAAACTACCACTAGACCTTAAGTAGGCtaccattgttttaaatgaagagCTACTTTGGGGACAGGCTACTCTTGAGTTACGCGCGATATAGCTCAGTGGCGCGGTGAGTCACCAGCTGGTGAAAAGTGATACTTGAGAACACAGGGAGGAGTAGGCTAGCTAGTTCGTTTGCTAAAAACAGATTTCCCGTACAGTCGTAAGTGGAGAAACTGTCTGTAAATATAAAACTATGGATTTAACGAATTTACACGTTTTTGACAGCATAACatgttttctgtctctctgacagTTCCAGTATAGTTCTCATTTTCTTCACTAAAACTGTCCATTTACACTTGGCGGAGGTTCAGTTTGTTTTATCTGAGTTACAGGCGCCGCATAAACAAGTTAACACTCGCTTAGTTTGGTCAAATATACTAGATGGAATCGGAACCACTGCTGACTGGAAGCATTAACTACGGCTCCCACCCTGACAACAATGATCACCTTGAAAAGGGATCCCCAAAGACAAGACGTCTGTCCTACTCGGTTGCTGCAGAGTATTGCTGTGTCGAAGGGGGTAAGCGTTTCAGTAGTTCACAATATTTGAAGCATAGCTTCCTAACATGTTATAACACGGTCATAACCATTTTGTCATAACTGACATAATCTATCATAATATTTTCACAACGCTGTCATTACACATacttagacctgttgtgacatgtGACATATGATACGGTCCCTCTACCCTTGAAGCATAGCTTCCTAACATGTTATAACACGGTCATAACCATTTTATGTCATAACTGACATAATACTTTCACAACGCTGTCATTACACATacttagacctgttgtgacatgtGACATATGATACGTCCTCTACCCTTTGGTGTTACACTGACATGAGATGGAATTAAAATGGTTGTATACTACGGTCAACCAAATTGTCACCAAATGTAATTATTGACTGTAATGTGACTACCGTGAGCGCATACCCCGTAGCACTTCCAGGATGCTCTGTATCTCCTGGCAGCACCTCTCATCTTAACAAGGACAACAGTCTTGTAATGATCCAGCTTCTCCATGAAGTTGGACTGAAGCCGGGATGGTTGTAATCCTTCTGAATTCCTTCTCAATCtgtgagagaaagaaacagagagatttGTGACTGATGCTGTGATGAGTATCTCAGGTCAAGACAAAGAATAATGATTAATCCTTACATTAATTATTGTCTATTGTCATTCAACTGTAATTTGACGCGAGTGGGCTGAAACAGGCCCGGACATTTGTCTTTGAGGTCACTCACAGGAAGTTAGACTCCCACGTTTTTTTATGGCAGCCTCCCTCCAAAGCCTTAACCTCCACAATGGAAACAGATGCATGAGCTAGCTACTTTCTCTGAAAAATATAAGTAAAGAACAGAAATCAGAGTAGAGTATGCAACACTGGGGTAATACAGCTAAAGAAAGACACACTAAAATCTAAGGCTACATACCAATAGCTAACGAATTCACACATTGTCAAACACTTTAGAATCTTATTTTCTCAATGTTTTCATaacatatagctaacgttagctatcaactattcatgtagctagctaactacagtaCCTAGCTAGTGTTTGTTAATCACTACATATGTTGGTGTGAACAACTACTAGGTAACTATCCACCCATGCATCGTAACGTTATAGGCAACAGTAGTACTACAGCTATTATCCcgcaaggtgaggtattaaaaggtattgaaaacaggggtgtcaatcatttttacccctacctttttgagaaaaaaggtattacttgttaaacaagatatttttctgagccattgtattagtataaaataatataatttccccattTGTTGAGAATACAATGTAGCTCagtatttaaattatttattttatacagtaatttTTGCTCATTTTATCAAGGTTGTCAATAATTTCGGacaccactgtatatatttatatataattatatatagaATTTCATACTGTCTAGAGGCCTATCACATACATCACCATATATCAGTCATAAGTCACAAATGCTGTCCTGCTCTTGAAATCATGcaagtcatcagcaacagagcattggggtaggcACATGTTTGATATCAATGTATGTGCAATTGCCATGGTAATAAAATGGTCAATTTCAGGAAATGTTATAAAACATACTATTTACAAGTAGGCTATGCTTGAATGGAGTGGTTTgtcttgtgtggtaggttttgtgggttttaacactcttatgtaggtgtcataaccagccataaaacaaataataaacaAATAACTATGTGTTATGACCTTGTTGTAAGGTGTTATGACGCTATGCtacaagtaaagtgttaccaattgtttttaATGTCTCAAAACTCTATTTGAGTGGTCCACAATGTGTTTATAAAAAAATCTTTAAGATGCTTGGTGACAGGAAGTGTTCTTTGGCAGCATATTGTGGACTAATTTTGAGAAAAGTTGCCCTTGTCAGAGACAGCCATGATGAGTGATGACACATAATGTGGTTGTAGTCAGCAGTGGTAGTGTGGAGGGAAACAAAGTCTAATATGAGTCATCCAGTCTGGGTTAATAACAATTGCTCTATGGGCAGGACATGTTCTTTCAAAATATGGGAAGAAAATAATAGTCACCTGAAAAGGGAAACACTATCAAACATGCATGTGACCATGTATTATGACTGGAAAATGTACCTTTAAAAGTTAGACCAGTGGAGTGACATTGCAGAGGCAGTGGGATTCTGGGTAAACGGTTCAGCTGTATGTTGAGAATTTGAATGAAGCCT
The sequence above is a segment of the Salvelinus alpinus chromosome 33, SLU_Salpinus.1, whole genome shotgun sequence genome. Coding sequences within it:
- the LOC139562791 gene encoding glutamine-dependent NAD(+) synthetase-like, with amino-acid sequence MGRKVILATCSLNQWALDFDGNLERILRSIATAKSQGAKYRLGPELEICGYGCADHFYESDTLLHCFQVLGKLLESPVTQDIICDVGMPIMHHNVRYNCRVIFLNGKILLIRPKMLLANYGNNREFRWFSPWNKLRHVEEYFLPRMIQDMTGQDTVPFGDCVLSTKDTCIGSEICAELWNPRSPHVDMGLDGVEIFTNSSASYHELRKADHRVNLVKSATTKSGGIYMFANQKGCDGDRLYYDGCATVAINGDIVAQGRQFSLDDVEVVTAILDLEDVRSYRGEHCHPHVEYEHKPCHRVKVDFSLSDCEDVYLPTHQPIEWQFHTPEEEISLGPACWLWDYLRRSGQAGFLLPLSGGVDSSSTACIVYSMCVLVCQAVRDGNTQVLEDVQRVVNDVSYTPRDPRELCGRIFTTCYMASENSSEGTRNRAKELASQVGSSHMNLNIDMAVKGMLGIFSMVTGKCPQFRANGGSTRENLALQNVQARIRMILAYLFAQLSQWAEGKPGGLLVLGSANVDESLTGYFTKYDCSSADINPIGGISKTDLKSFLQYCVEQFQLTALKSIMAAPPTAELEPLTDGQVSQTDESDMGMTYSELSVIGRLRKISKCGPYSMFCKLIHTWREALSPLQVAAKVKHFFQMYSVNRHKMTTVTPSYHAESYGCDDNRFDLRPFLYNTRWSWQFRAIDNQVSKMEVGNDYHD